From Paenibacillus physcomitrellae, the proteins below share one genomic window:
- a CDS encoding zinc ribbon domain-containing protein: MSFLDRIKNGANKASERAQHVVEINKLNGQISNIEREMGIYYQQMGQVFYEGYRAKDMSLAEKEMMELAKTCDLLAEERDELRHRIAALRNERLCECGKVVPQEAIYCPYCGRKLKSRGESPNAAPYQAEQEGPVREPEEAVSEAGAAMETMVYRGPLVKEEPEYEAAESVPFSSEDEKRRQLELERERERQLELDRRIQTWKENMIPPKPASPSRAEESNENVLKCQICSTTLAKGTRWCPHCGAEQI; encoded by the coding sequence ATGAGTTTTTTGGACCGAATTAAAAATGGAGCTAACAAAGCGAGCGAACGCGCCCAGCATGTAGTGGAAATAAACAAATTAAACGGACAAATTTCAAATATTGAACGCGAAATGGGCATTTATTATCAGCAAATGGGGCAGGTCTTCTATGAGGGCTACCGCGCAAAGGATATGTCCCTGGCTGAAAAAGAAATGATGGAGCTCGCCAAAACCTGCGACCTGCTTGCAGAGGAGCGGGATGAGCTTCGCCACCGGATCGCCGCGCTCAGAAATGAACGCCTGTGCGAATGCGGGAAAGTGGTGCCGCAGGAAGCCATTTATTGCCCGTATTGCGGCAGAAAGCTAAAGTCCCGCGGTGAGAGCCCAAACGCAGCCCCTTATCAGGCTGAACAAGAAGGGCCAGTAAGAGAGCCTGAGGAAGCGGTGAGCGAAGCCGGAGCCGCTATGGAGACGATGGTTTATCGGGGGCCGCTCGTGAAAGAGGAGCCTGAATATGAGGCAGCCGAGTCCGTTCCTTTTTCCTCGGAAGACGAGAAACGCCGTCAGCTGGAGCTTGAACGGGAGCGGGAGCGCCAGTTGGAGCTGGACCGTAGAATCCAGACGTGGAAGGAAAATATGATCCCGCCTAAGCCTGCTTCTCCATCCAGAGCGGAAGAATCGAATGAAAATGTTCTGAAATGTCAGATTTGTTCCACCACGCTTGCTAAAGGAACCAGATGGTGTCCGCACTGCGGGGCGGAGCAGATCTAA
- a CDS encoding LacI family DNA-binding transcriptional regulator: MTGKRVTSMDVARLAGVSRSVVSAVINGTQGIGVSRTKREAVLKAMRELNYHVDASARAMKTGRSYCVAVFGDTSNALFLQLLEGLQQASLRHGYHVLLVGQGSGSTSRDELISLYFQRRVDGIITLDPLGYADEAWASSIREHQIPFVSVEGYAGVEDIYSVMADYYGSVRAAMEFMESRGKAGVTYLQMEDGHCPENWAERARREAYADFCAERGWTYRVERVQRQEPAQIQAVLEYDRAAGVPTVYLSNWTDAALEIYRAAARLDLKIGHDIAVMSSDNTYRVSSRLVPPLTVMAVPYQEMGEKAVELLLEQIESRDGGKVECKDEDMQEGMHEDKDDDKNDGENVGGYGAEDGDKYGNKCGKDEYKEASAGRLRKHWLPARLLPGKSV, translated from the coding sequence ATGACAGGAAAAAGAGTAACCAGTATGGATGTAGCCCGGCTGGCTGGCGTTTCTCGCAGCGTAGTATCGGCCGTTATTAATGGCACTCAGGGCATTGGAGTGAGCCGCACGAAGCGGGAAGCAGTGCTGAAAGCGATGCGGGAATTGAATTATCATGTTGATGCGAGCGCCCGCGCCATGAAGACGGGCAGGAGTTATTGCGTGGCCGTCTTTGGAGACACGTCCAATGCGCTGTTCCTGCAGCTGCTTGAAGGTTTGCAGCAGGCATCTCTGCGTCATGGCTACCATGTGCTGCTGGTGGGTCAGGGCAGCGGCAGCACAAGCCGTGACGAGCTGATCTCCCTGTATTTCCAGCGGCGTGTAGACGGGATAATCACCTTGGATCCTCTCGGTTATGCGGATGAAGCATGGGCGTCCAGCATTCGGGAGCATCAGATCCCGTTTGTGTCGGTGGAGGGTTATGCGGGAGTCGAAGACATTTATTCGGTGATGGCTGATTATTACGGCAGTGTCCGTGCAGCGATGGAGTTTATGGAGAGCAGAGGGAAGGCCGGCGTGACCTATCTTCAAATGGAGGACGGGCACTGTCCCGAGAATTGGGCGGAAAGAGCACGCCGGGAAGCCTATGCCGACTTTTGCGCGGAGAGAGGCTGGACGTATAGAGTGGAGAGAGTCCAACGGCAGGAGCCGGCTCAAATCCAGGCCGTCCTGGAGTATGACCGTGCCGCCGGGGTCCCGACGGTTTACCTTTCGAACTGGACCGATGCTGCGCTCGAAATCTACCGTGCCGCCGCCCGGCTTGACCTGAAGATCGGGCATGACATAGCGGTCATGTCCTCCGATAATACTTATCGGGTCAGCTCCAGGCTGGTCCCGCCGCTGACTGTTATGGCAGTGCCTTATCAGGAGATGGGCGAAAAGGCGGTAGAACTGCTGCTGGAGCAGATCGAAAGCCGCGACGGCGGCAAGGTCGAGTGCAAGGATGAGGACATGCAGGAGGGTATGCATGAGGACAAGGATGATGACAAGAACGACGGTGAGAATGTTGGCGGGTACGGTGCAGAAGACGGTGACAAGTACGGTAACAAGTGCGGTAAAGATGAGTACAAGGAGGCCAGCGCGGGACGACTAAGGAAGCACTGGCTGCCGGCTCGTCTGCTGCCGGGTAAGAGCGTATAA
- a CDS encoding GTP pyrophosphokinase, with translation MTEFWEAGGEHLAGLEEWKQLPMMYQLALDELHNKIKLLQTEWKHRQGYNPIEHIKTRIKEPKSILGKMQRKGLALTPDNLVNEIHDIAGMRIVCAFVKDIYSLVDHLQTRDDLKVLEIKDYIANPKPNGYQSLHLIVTVPLILMEGPEWIKVEIQLRTLAMDFWASMEHILFYKYDKQVPAHVIKELTEAARAADALDKKMLGLRKEIIALSEGTTGLDQ, from the coding sequence ATGACGGAATTTTGGGAAGCGGGCGGCGAACATCTCGCCGGGCTTGAAGAATGGAAACAGCTTCCGATGATGTACCAATTGGCACTAGATGAGCTTCATAACAAAATTAAACTGCTTCAGACGGAATGGAAGCACCGCCAGGGCTATAATCCTATTGAACATATCAAAACCCGCATCAAGGAGCCGAAAAGCATCCTGGGCAAAATGCAGCGCAAAGGGCTGGCTCTGACGCCAGACAACCTCGTTAATGAAATTCATGACATTGCGGGTATGCGCATTGTGTGCGCCTTTGTAAAAGATATATACAGCCTGGTGGATCATTTGCAGACAAGGGATGATCTGAAGGTGTTGGAGATTAAGGATTACATCGCTAATCCCAAACCGAACGGGTATCAAAGCCTGCATCTGATCGTTACTGTTCCGCTGATTCTGATGGAAGGCCCGGAATGGATCAAGGTTGAAATCCAGCTTAGGACTTTAGCCATGGATTTCTGGGCCAGCATGGAACATATTCTGTTCTACAAATACGACAAACAGGTTCCGGCCCATGTCATTAAAGAGCTGACCGAAGCCGCCCGCGCGGCAGACGCACTGGACAAAAAAATGCTTGGCCTGCGCAAGGAAATCATCGCGCTGTCCGAAGGAACGACCGGCTTGGATCAATAA
- a CDS encoding xanthine phosphoribosyltransferase yields MKLLIDKVMQEGIVLGNDVLKVDSFLNHQMDPVLMQEIGHEFARLFAGESVTKVLTIESSGIAPGIMTALVLNVRLIFARKRKSLTLTEDIFVEKVYSFTKQETNEITVSRKFLKPGDKVLIVDDFLANGEAASALARIVEQAGAEVAGMGIVIEKSFQPGRRLLTEAGYRVESLVRIASLAGGKIELV; encoded by the coding sequence ATGAAGCTGCTGATAGACAAGGTTATGCAGGAAGGAATTGTGCTGGGGAATGATGTTTTGAAGGTCGATTCTTTTCTGAATCATCAGATGGACCCCGTATTAATGCAGGAGATCGGGCATGAATTCGCCCGGTTGTTTGCCGGAGAGTCTGTCACTAAAGTGCTGACCATTGAATCGTCAGGCATAGCCCCGGGCATTATGACCGCGCTGGTGCTGAATGTGAGGCTGATTTTTGCACGTAAACGGAAATCTTTGACGTTGACCGAGGATATTTTTGTGGAGAAGGTTTATTCCTTTACCAAACAGGAGACTAACGAAATCACTGTATCCCGCAAATTTCTGAAGCCGGGGGACAAGGTGCTTATTGTGGATGATTTCCTGGCCAATGGAGAAGCGGCTTCTGCCCTAGCGAGGATTGTGGAGCAGGCGGGAGCTGAAGTGGCGGGTATGGGCATCGTCATCGAAAAATCATTCCAGCCCGGCCGGCGTCTGCTCACCGAAGCGGGCTATCGTGTAGAGTCGCTGGTCCGCATTGCTTCCCTGGCCGGCGGAAAGATCGAGCTGGTGTAG
- a CDS encoding RidA family protein: MKKSVIATTNAPGAIGPYSQGVSIGDLVYTSGQLGMDSAGVLADGVAAQTAQSLRNVQAILEEAGSGLDQVVKTTVFLKDMNDFVKMNEVYSTFFTEPYPARSAVEVARLPKDALVEIEVIALKK; this comes from the coding sequence ATGAAGAAATCAGTTATCGCCACAACAAACGCACCTGGAGCCATCGGCCCGTATTCGCAAGGGGTTTCCATCGGAGATTTGGTCTATACATCGGGACAATTGGGCATGGACTCGGCGGGCGTACTCGCTGACGGGGTAGCAGCACAGACTGCTCAATCCTTACGTAATGTACAAGCTATTTTGGAAGAGGCCGGCAGCGGGCTTGACCAGGTCGTAAAGACGACTGTTTTCCTGAAGGATATGAATGACTTTGTGAAGATGAACGAGGTGTACAGCACTTTCTTCACTGAACCTTACCCGGCCCGCAGCGCCGTAGAGGTTGCCCGTCTTCCTAAGGATGCGCTGGTGGAGATCGAGGTCATTGCCCTGAAGAAATAA
- a CDS encoding DUF4870 domain-containing protein, with translation MTPFRSSTGLPESLAAFLCHLFPFVGGIIFLVIEKRSRFVLFHALQSVLLFGGLTVCHTVAGFIPILGIALAALLSLAGVLFWVALIIASLQSKWLKLPWIGDFAEKQIRNW, from the coding sequence TTGACCCCTTTCCGGTCCTCTACAGGCCTGCCTGAAAGTTTAGCCGCATTTCTGTGCCACTTATTTCCGTTTGTTGGCGGGATTATTTTTCTGGTTATTGAAAAAAGAAGCCGGTTTGTGCTGTTCCACGCCCTGCAGTCCGTTCTGCTGTTCGGAGGCCTGACCGTCTGCCATACCGTAGCCGGCTTTATCCCCATCCTGGGCATCGCTCTTGCCGCGCTGCTCAGCCTCGCAGGTGTCCTGTTCTGGGTGGCGCTGATCATCGCCTCTCTCCAGAGCAAATGGCTGAAGCTTCCCTGGATCGGCGACTTTGCCGAGAAGCAGATCCGCAATTGGTGA
- a CDS encoding sensor histidine kinase encodes MNNDIGSSFAINLCILVTIAYLANLGYKYVLVVASGKIKYAVSLLLIFFSAYASMYFGFQLGEDVIFDLRFVPLIIAALSYRKPYTLVFVGVGIGLCRLLFGLNAASMAGCTNIIVLGVVAALLKWWFIRHRTGYIVQAAIFIVVINAINQLDVSLLGVIPFNFYIVHIAPGTLLMGVVLSTGFVFMFRDFQLERRRNQELKETNTLMMRQTEELHKAKIVLEERAKQLMLASQYKSEFLANMSHELRTPLNSIINLAQLISESGSSRESEPGKQTDNETVLYSEIIYKSGQELLQLINDILDLSKVEAGRLEIAAEEISICEIPDLVYLPFELLARRKGLKFEVHRDERLPKTIYTDGQRVQQILRNLLSNAFKFTSQGEVSLTMRKSEQSDLVQGEWIVFEVKDTGIGISEDKHHSIFEAFQQADGTISRKYGGTGLGLSISRDLARLLGGFIRMESKLGLGSTFSLFLPLK; translated from the coding sequence ATGAATAATGACATTGGAAGCTCGTTTGCTATAAATTTATGTATTCTGGTCACTATCGCCTACCTGGCCAATCTGGGCTATAAATATGTTTTGGTAGTTGCTTCAGGCAAAATCAAATACGCCGTTTCTCTGCTGCTGATCTTCTTCTCCGCTTATGCATCCATGTATTTCGGATTTCAACTCGGGGAAGACGTCATCTTTGATCTCCGGTTTGTTCCGCTGATCATCGCGGCGTTAAGCTACAGGAAACCTTATACCCTAGTGTTCGTCGGCGTAGGAATCGGGCTTTGCCGTTTGTTATTTGGCCTTAATGCCGCCTCCATGGCCGGGTGTACGAATATCATTGTGCTGGGCGTTGTGGCAGCGCTGCTCAAATGGTGGTTTATACGCCACAGAACGGGCTATATTGTTCAGGCTGCTATCTTTATTGTCGTCATCAATGCGATAAATCAGCTGGATGTTTCGCTGCTTGGAGTTATTCCGTTTAACTTCTATATCGTGCATATCGCCCCGGGCACCCTGTTGATGGGTGTGGTTCTCAGCACCGGGTTTGTCTTCATGTTCCGTGATTTCCAGCTGGAAAGAAGACGCAACCAGGAGCTGAAAGAAACCAACACGCTGATGATGCGGCAGACGGAGGAGCTGCACAAGGCCAAGATCGTGCTGGAGGAACGGGCGAAGCAGCTTATGCTGGCTTCACAGTACAAGTCGGAGTTTCTGGCGAATATGTCTCATGAGCTGAGGACGCCGCTGAACAGCATTATCAATCTGGCGCAGCTTATTTCGGAAAGCGGGAGCAGCAGGGAAAGTGAACCGGGCAAGCAAACGGATAATGAAACGGTTCTTTACAGCGAAATTATTTACAAGTCCGGTCAGGAGCTGCTTCAGCTGATCAATGATATTTTGGATCTGTCGAAGGTTGAAGCCGGCCGTCTGGAAATTGCGGCCGAAGAGATCAGTATTTGCGAGATTCCGGATCTGGTCTATCTGCCGTTCGAGCTGTTGGCCCGGCGGAAGGGCCTGAAATTCGAGGTTCACAGGGATGAGCGGCTGCCTAAAACGATTTATACCGACGGACAGAGAGTGCAGCAAATCCTTCGGAATCTGCTGTCCAATGCCTTTAAATTTACGTCACAAGGTGAAGTCAGCTTAACCATGCGGAAGTCAGAGCAGAGCGATCTTGTACAGGGAGAATGGATTGTGTTTGAAGTCAAAGACACCGGCATCGGTATATCGGAAGACAAACATCATTCCATCTTCGAAGCGTTCCAGCAGGCAGACGGGACGATCAGCCGCAAATATGGCGGGACAGGACTCGGATTGTCAATCAGCCGGGATTTGGCCCGGCTGCTGGGCGGATTTATCCGCATGGAGAGCAAGCTTGGTTTGGGCAGCACCTTCTCGCTTTTCCTGCCGCTCAAATGA
- a CDS encoding MGDG synthase family glycosyltransferase produces MRKPKVLIVYASYGDGHYQVSKAIESSFHEQGITDVVLLDLMAEAHPLLNGLTKFVYMQSFKTIPYLYGWVYNTTRRMQPNRPLYGLLHSIGLNKLAKIVAGINPDMVIHTFPQLTMPKLLRRTGQTIPIINVITDFDIHARWFHPAVNRYYVATQDLKNEMVSRGIPEERVVASGIPLRPGFSGLFEPQDGEGDEAGVDMGDRRDMGVNAKADADVDGNVDRDANLNPNSNTSVNIDGDPIAAARSARQLAARIRRDGKPVILLMAGAYGVMPNITDICRRLTADGERRVIAVCGKNKELFTQLQQRFANHEDVQVYGFVNDIASLMAVSDCIITKPGGITLSEALVSRLPMFLFRPVPGQELNNALYLKKKGIAFISHRPSDLVRQIEQFFSRRPEGDLYRELESLRRPDAARAIVEDVIRQFIAPDKIAVTTAAAPS; encoded by the coding sequence ATGCGTAAACCCAAGGTATTGATTGTATATGCCAGTTACGGGGACGGACACTACCAGGTCTCCAAAGCAATCGAATCTTCCTTTCATGAACAAGGGATTACCGATGTGGTTCTGCTGGATCTCATGGCGGAGGCGCACCCCCTGCTGAATGGATTAACTAAATTTGTATACATGCAAAGCTTTAAAACCATTCCGTACTTGTACGGATGGGTCTACAATACGACACGGCGCATGCAGCCAAACCGGCCGCTGTACGGCCTGCTGCATTCCATCGGCTTGAACAAGCTGGCCAAGATTGTCGCCGGCATCAATCCGGATATGGTCATTCATACCTTCCCCCAGCTGACGATGCCCAAGCTGCTCAGGAGAACCGGTCAGACCATTCCCATCATTAATGTGATTACCGATTTTGACATCCATGCACGCTGGTTCCACCCTGCCGTCAACCGGTATTATGTAGCGACGCAGGATTTGAAGAACGAAATGGTGTCCCGCGGCATTCCTGAGGAACGGGTTGTCGCCAGCGGGATTCCGCTGCGCCCTGGCTTTTCCGGCTTATTCGAGCCGCAGGACGGCGAGGGTGACGAGGCGGGTGTGGATATGGGTGATCGTCGGGATATGGGTGTAAATGCGAAAGCAGATGCAGACGTAGATGGGAACGTCGATAGGGATGCAAATTTGAATCCAAATTCAAATACAAGTGTGAATATCGATGGAGATCCAATTGCAGCTGCGCGTTCGGCCAGACAGCTTGCAGCCCGGATACGCCGGGATGGAAAACCCGTAATCCTGCTGATGGCCGGGGCTTACGGGGTCATGCCGAATATTACCGACATCTGCCGCCGCCTTACTGCCGATGGTGAACGCCGCGTTATCGCGGTATGCGGAAAGAACAAAGAACTCTTCACACAGCTGCAGCAGCGATTCGCCAATCACGAGGACGTTCAGGTCTACGGTTTCGTCAACGACATTGCCAGCCTTATGGCGGTGAGCGACTGCATCATCACCAAACCTGGCGGAATCACCTTGTCCGAAGCACTGGTCAGCCGCCTGCCGATGTTTCTGTTCCGGCCAGTTCCGGGGCAAGAATTAAACAATGCCCTTTATTTGAAAAAGAAAGGCATCGCCTTCATTTCCCACCGCCCGTCCGATCTGGTCCGCCAGATCGAGCAGTTCTTCAGCCGGCGGCCGGAGGGGGACCTCTACCGGGAGCTGGAGAGCTTACGACGGCCGGATGCCGCCAGAGCCATTGTCGAGGACGTGATCCGGCAGTTCATCGCCCCGGATAAAATCGCCGTAACAACCGCCGCAGCGCCGTCCTGA
- a CDS encoding DEAD/DEAH box helicase, with product MNQRLFGIWLGDVFFSFSGEISESKVDAWVMTMRRLQTGTGEKPFQQAALRLAELRWPAAVLRGEVRRGERRLLSGRSLEGLALSPRDTWNMLFAWDDTNLEARGITPGGEMEYWREAARFAKDLLQRGRIAPGSRPAVPPGGRRRGTLSAIRAVWCPLLEQPEDEERFRLLAAAMPPIGLAQIRPSAEEETQSIEQRQLTVLHSFMTALIDVKVQETVQELGRELRNVRANYRRGTSPLSELWWNNLTGSGYPAEIQGSAPEIAELEQSIAEAGGIQPLERGGEASEDRPALGLCLRLEPPERWDEHPYWMLSFWAESKEDPSLRLAADSIWNHPEPDLSFGGRVYQEVQKELLLCLYKAAEWSPEIQEAMRSSRPEGTELDQEEVYRFLSRTVPLLRRSGVTVQMPSRWTKEGKKRAGVKLRTGSWDPKETDRAPRAGVGMQQLVTFKLEAVLGDRMLSQQELEELAASKVPLVFFQGEWIEIDVKEIRQVLKYMKKHEDGSMTFAELMHLAADPELDGQWEGMYVAGFEMEGLLQSLVQGNTLGSLETRPVPKSLQGTLRPYQERGFQWLSLMRKLGFGALLADDMGLGKTIQVITAMLDGSKEEGAYLIICPTSLLGNWQRELSRFAPQLSVYIHHGGKRLHGEAFIQACKTYDVVLTTYQLAGRDSAEMRELYWSAIVLDEAQYIKNFGTKQAQSVMKLRAPQRIAMTGTPVENRLGELWSIFQFLNPGYLGTSAAFRRQFAAGGDEHPEELARLRRLVAPFLLRRLKSDPDISKDLPKKIEMKSYCSLTAEQAVLYKNVTDELMAKIHDSQGIARKGLVLSSLTRLKQICDHPALQSDGAAASRTSAAGRSGKLERLLELADTVTENGEAALIFTQYVRMGELLARHIGSRYGFEPYFLHGSVPKKERDEMVHAFQEGSGPPLFILSLKAGGVGLNLTRANHVIHYDRWWNPAVENQATDRVFRIGQEKNVEVHKLICQGTLEERIDELIERKKALSEQVVGSGEQWLTEMSADQLQELITLQTVEWS from the coding sequence ATGAATCAACGTCTTTTTGGAATTTGGCTTGGCGATGTGTTCTTCAGCTTCTCTGGAGAAATATCAGAATCAAAAGTAGATGCATGGGTCATGACCATGCGCCGCCTCCAAACCGGGACTGGTGAAAAACCGTTTCAGCAGGCCGCGCTGCGTCTGGCCGAACTTAGATGGCCGGCAGCGGTGCTGCGCGGGGAGGTCCGGCGCGGAGAACGCCGGCTGCTGTCGGGGCGAAGCCTCGAAGGTCTGGCTTTATCTCCCCGGGACACCTGGAATATGCTGTTTGCCTGGGATGATACCAATCTGGAAGCCCGGGGCATCACGCCGGGCGGTGAAATGGAATACTGGAGGGAAGCGGCCCGTTTTGCCAAGGATCTGCTGCAGCGTGGACGAATTGCTCCAGGCTCCAGGCCTGCGGTTCCCCCGGGCGGCAGGAGAAGAGGAACCCTTTCGGCGATTCGCGCCGTCTGGTGCCCGCTGCTGGAGCAGCCCGAGGATGAGGAGCGTTTCCGGCTGCTGGCTGCCGCTATGCCTCCGATCGGCCTGGCACAGATTCGGCCTTCCGCAGAGGAGGAGACGCAGTCGATCGAACAGCGGCAGCTTACCGTGCTGCATTCGTTCATGACTGCGTTGATTGATGTGAAAGTGCAGGAGACGGTACAGGAGCTGGGCAGGGAGCTCAGGAATGTCCGTGCTAACTATAGAAGAGGAACATCACCGCTCAGCGAGCTGTGGTGGAACAATCTGACCGGTTCCGGTTATCCGGCCGAAATTCAGGGGAGTGCACCCGAGATCGCGGAATTAGAGCAGTCTATTGCAGAGGCAGGAGGTATACAGCCGCTCGAACGGGGTGGCGAGGCTTCCGAAGACCGGCCCGCCCTTGGGCTCTGCCTGCGCTTGGAACCGCCGGAGCGCTGGGATGAGCATCCGTATTGGATGTTATCCTTCTGGGCGGAAAGCAAGGAGGACCCATCCTTGCGGCTTGCGGCCGACAGCATCTGGAACCATCCTGAGCCTGATCTTTCTTTCGGAGGAAGAGTGTATCAGGAAGTGCAGAAGGAGCTTCTGCTTTGCTTGTATAAAGCAGCGGAATGGTCTCCCGAAATTCAGGAGGCGATGCGGAGCTCCCGGCCTGAAGGAACGGAGCTGGACCAGGAAGAGGTTTACCGGTTTCTGAGCCGCACGGTGCCGCTGCTCAGACGCAGCGGGGTAACGGTGCAAATGCCGTCGAGGTGGACCAAGGAAGGAAAGAAACGGGCGGGCGTCAAGCTGCGCACGGGCAGCTGGGATCCGAAAGAGACGGATCGTGCGCCCCGGGCCGGCGTGGGCATGCAGCAGCTGGTCACCTTCAAGCTGGAAGCTGTGCTTGGCGACCGGATGCTGAGCCAGCAGGAGCTGGAGGAGCTGGCTGCCTCCAAGGTGCCGCTGGTCTTTTTCCAGGGGGAATGGATCGAAATCGACGTCAAGGAAATCCGTCAGGTCCTTAAATATATGAAGAAACATGAAGATGGCAGCATGACCTTTGCCGAGCTGATGCATCTTGCGGCGGACCCTGAACTGGATGGGCAGTGGGAAGGCATGTATGTTGCCGGCTTTGAAATGGAAGGGCTGCTTCAGTCGCTGGTGCAAGGAAACACGCTGGGCAGCCTGGAAACCCGTCCAGTGCCGAAATCGCTCCAGGGCACGCTGCGCCCTTACCAGGAGCGGGGATTCCAGTGGCTGTCCTTGATGAGAAAGCTGGGGTTCGGTGCGCTGCTGGCGGACGATATGGGTCTTGGCAAGACGATTCAGGTGATTACAGCGATGCTGGACGGCAGTAAGGAGGAAGGGGCTTACCTGATTATCTGCCCGACATCCCTGCTGGGGAACTGGCAGCGGGAGCTGAGCCGCTTTGCGCCTCAATTAAGCGTGTATATTCACCATGGGGGGAAGAGGCTGCACGGAGAAGCGTTTATCCAGGCCTGCAAAACGTATGATGTCGTGCTGACGACCTATCAGCTGGCCGGGCGGGATTCGGCGGAGATGAGAGAGCTGTACTGGTCGGCCATTGTGCTGGATGAGGCGCAGTATATCAAGAACTTCGGAACCAAGCAGGCGCAGAGCGTCATGAAGCTCAGGGCGCCGCAGCGCATCGCGATGACAGGAACACCGGTCGAGAACCGCCTTGGCGAGTTATGGTCAATCTTTCAGTTCCTGAATCCCGGTTATCTGGGCACGTCAGCGGCTTTCCGGCGTCAATTTGCGGCAGGCGGAGACGAACACCCTGAGGAGCTGGCGCGGCTGCGGAGGCTGGTAGCGCCCTTCCTGCTGCGAAGACTCAAAAGCGATCCCGATATATCCAAGGATCTGCCGAAGAAGATCGAAATGAAGTCTTATTGCAGTTTGACTGCCGAACAGGCGGTATTATATAAAAATGTAACCGACGAGCTCATGGCTAAAATCCATGACAGTCAAGGGATTGCCCGCAAAGGGCTGGTCCTGTCTTCGCTCACCCGGCTTAAGCAGATCTGCGATCATCCGGCGCTTCAGTCGGATGGCGCAGCTGCATCCAGAACCTCGGCAGCAGGGCGTTCCGGCAAGCTGGAACGGCTGCTGGAGCTGGCGGATACGGTGACGGAAAACGGCGAGGCCGCGCTTATTTTCACACAGTATGTCCGAATGGGTGAGCTGCTCGCCCGGCATATTGGCAGCCGCTACGGGTTTGAGCCTTATTTCCTGCACGGCAGCGTGCCTAAAAAGGAACGGGATGAAATGGTGCATGCGTTCCAGGAAGGCTCCGGACCGCCGCTGTTTATTCTCTCCCTGAAAGCAGGGGGCGTAGGCCTGAACCTGACGCGTGCCAACCACGTCATTCATTATGACAGATGGTGGAATCCGGCGGTGGAGAATCAGGCGACGGACCGGGTGTTCCGGATTGGGCAGGAGAAGAATGTAGAAGTCCACAAGCTGATCTGCCAAGGGACGCTGGAGGAAAGAATCGATGAGCTGATTGAACGGAAAAAGGCTTTATCCGAGCAGGTTGTAGGCTCCGGCGAACAGTGGCTGACGGAAATGTCGGCGGACCAGCTTCAGGAATTGATTACGCTGCAGACGGTTGAGTGGTCCTGA